Below is a genomic region from Chelmon rostratus isolate fCheRos1 chromosome 7, fCheRos1.pri, whole genome shotgun sequence.
TGAAAACAGCCCCTATACCCTGAGATGCTTAGTAATTTAGTTTCGTAGAGATAATTATAAACAAGATTTGaataaacattttgtaaaaGTTAGGCTGGTGAACCGGATAATGATtccattattttctgtgaaagaTTTTTAATTCTACACATGGtgggaaaaaacacattccgattttgttttgtgacagtgTTGACTGACCAATGGTATTAAACCactgagacaaaacaacagtttcaAGTTCAGGGTGTCTCTATATTTCAATGAAATGTTCTTCAATCAAATGGGTCCTGGATGGAGTCTGTCAAAGTCttaatctttctttcttcattatTCCTACAATCCATTTGTAGCTTGTACATTATTTGCAAAATGTCAACTTCACAACACCATTTGGTGATCAAGTGTCATTTGATGAGAATGGTGATGCCTTACCAATATATGATGTCATGAACTGGCTGTGGCTCCCTGATGGAAGAACTGAAGTTCAGAATGTGGGTGAGGTGAAGAGGTCGGCCTTCAAAGGTGAAGAACTCACAATTCATGAAGACAAAATCTTCTGGAACCTTGGATCTAAAGAGgttgtttctgttctttcttacatttctccttttttggaCTGTAGATCTTAGCAGTATAGAATACTCTAGAGTTACAGATTGATTTTTCTCTCTACAGCCACCCCGGTCAGTTTGCAGTGAAAGCTGTCGTCCAGGTACTCGCATGGCCAGAAAGAAAGGGGaacctgtgtgttgttttgactgCATTCCTTGTTCTGAAGGAAAAATCAGCAATAAGACTGGTTTGTATTCAGTTTCAAACATTGCAGTTAGAAGATACAACCATATAGCTTAACACCTTCCCTATTTTCATAGACTCCACTGAGTGCACCAGTTGTCCAGAGGACTTCTGGTCCAGCCCCCAGCGTGACCACTGTGTACCTAAGAAAACAGAGTTCCTCTCCTACCATGAGCCTCTGGGTATCTGCTTGACAACTACCTCATTGCTGGGTACATGTATCAGTGCTGTTGTCCTGGTGATCTTTATCTATCATCGCAGCACACCCATGGTACGAGCCAACAACTCAGAACTGAGTTTCCTGCTCTTGGTGTCACTCAAACTATGTTTcctgtgttcactgctgtttatcGGCCGTCCCAGGCTGTGGACATGCCAGCTGAGACATGCAGCATTTGGGatcagctttgtgctttgtgtctcaTGCATCCTGGTGAAAACCATGGTGGTTCTGGCTGTGTTCAAGGCCTCCAAGCCAGGAGGTGGAGCCAGTCTGAAGTGGTTTggtgctgtgcagcagagagggacagtAATGGCTCTTACTTCTATCCAGGCAGCAATTTGCACTTCCTGGCTTGTTTCTTCCTCACCAGCTCCGcataaaaacactaaatacCACAATGATAAAATAGTTTATGAGTGTGTAGTTGGGTCAACAGTTGGTTTTGCAGTGTTACTTGGCTATATTGGCTTATTGGCTATCCTCAGCTTCCTGTTGGCATTTCTGGCAAGAAATCTTCCAGACAACTTCAACGAGGCCAAGTTCATTACTTTTAGTATgctgatcttctgtgctgtgtgggtggccTTTGTCCCTGCTTATGTCAACTCACCTGGCAAATATGCAGATGCAGTGGAGGTATTTGCCATCCTGGCCTCCAGTTTTGGCCTCTTGGTGGCGCTGTTTGGACCAAAATGTTTCATAATCCTGCTGAGaccagagagaaacacaaagaaagctaTAATGGGTCGAGAAACCACTTAATAAAACCTGTAgtaactacaataaaataatcagCTAGTCTTATCCGTTCTCACTCCTAACTCCTCATATAGAGATGCTTGGTCAGGATGCCTTGGCGTCACTTTTTACGACACTAGGTAAACCTTTAGTGTCATTTCTTAGTATGTGTAGTAGTCAACAACAATAGTTCAACAAAGCTC
It encodes:
- the LOC121608823 gene encoding extracellular calcium-sensing receptor-like — protein: MTMAFAIDEINNNSNLLPNVSLGYSLYDNCGALVVGFSAALSLASGREEQFLLQQNCFGTPPVLGIVGDSYSTFSIATSIVLGLYKMPIVSYFSTCSCLSDRQRFPSFFRTIPSDAFQVHAMIQILKHFGWTWVGLLVSDDDYGLHVARSFQSDLTQSGGGCLAYLEVLPWDSEPSELRRIVHLIKTSTARVVMVFAHEFHMIHLMEEVVKQNVTGQQWIASEALTTATVLQTPRFMPYLSGTLGIAIRRGEISGLREFFLQIRPDQNDGGNHGNSMVRQFWESTFQCRFDPAGLVEAGGALCTGQENIEMVGTEFLDLSNLRPEYNIYKAVYALAYALNDMLQCEPGRGPFSGHSCATLQKLEPWQLVHYLQNVNFTTPFGDQVSFDENGDALPIYDVMNWLWLPDGRTEVQNVGEVKRSAFKGEELTIHEDKIFWNLGSKEPPRSVCSESCRPGTRMARKKGEPVCCFDCIPCSEGKISNKTDSTECTSCPEDFWSSPQRDHCVPKKTEFLSYHEPLGICLTTTSLLGTCISAVVLVIFIYHRSTPMVRANNSELSFLLLVSLKLCFLCSLLFIGRPRLWTCQLRHAAFGISFVLCVSCILVKTMVVLAVFKASKPGGGASLKWFGAVQQRGTVMALTSIQAAICTSWLVSSSPAPHKNTKYHNDKIVYECVVGSTVGFAVLLGYIGLLAILSFLLAFLARNLPDNFNEAKFITFSMLIFCAVWVAFVPAYVNSPGKYADAVEVFAILASSFGLLVALFGPKCFIILLRPERNTKKAIMGRETT